Below is a genomic region from Leptospira venezuelensis.
AATTCATAATAATAAGGTGCTTCATTTCGACGAATGAGTGCAAATCCTGATCGATACTGATGTGGAAAATGACATACCGAGTATTGCCTATCTCGATCAGTTACAGGAATATGCTCATATACAAAATAGTCATTTAGATCCGGGAAAGGTTTTTCCCAGAGAATCTCAAATTTTTCATCTAAAATTCCAAAAGAACGATCTTTGAAGAAAAATGACAATCCTTCTGAAAACGGAGATACTAGTCTTACACCCTTAGGTAGATCTTTCGATTTTCCATCTAAACTGTAATAACGAATCTCTTTGTTTGGTCCGGAAATTATTGGGAATAGTCCTTCTCCGATACCGCAGGGAGCTTCCGTACCGATTGGTAAAATAGATTTCCCTTCTTGGTCCATGATTATCGTTTGATTTTCTTTGCTAAGGACCTTAGCTGCTTTATTTTTAAAATCATCTACTTGGATAAAGTCCCCGCCAAGTTTTTTCTCCCCACTTGGGTCCAAGTACCCACATCCTTGTGATCGTTTTATACAGTAAGCAATTCTTCCCTCAGATTCGTACCCCAAAGAAAAATATATGGGTTTTATAAAGATACTTCCGTCCAAATTCAACATTCCGAAAAGCCAATCTTTTCTAATCTTGATTTTTCCGTTCTTTACTCCTATATATTCGTATCCGGAAGGTAATTTTCGAATCTCTCTTCCTTTTTGATCGATAAGAATATGCGAATAATCCCGTGCATATACAACGGCTAAGTCAGATTCGAAATCAGAACATTTGTAATAGATTTTGAATTTAAAATTTCCTTCTTCATCTATGTATCTGCAAAAATTCCCGCCAACTGGAACTGGCATGAGAGAAGGAATGATTTCTTCTGCATTTAAAACGCTTTGAATCAGAAAAAATATTAAAAATGCTCGGACCATAACTTATAAAATCCAATTAACTCCAAAAGAAGACAGCTTTCCTTCTATTTTTCACTTAGGGATTCAAAATCCCTAAGTGCCCTTCGTGGACTCTGAGTGAATCGAATTTTTTTTAGTTAATCTTAGATTATGGCTTCAAACAGTAAGTTCTAAATCCTTCAGGATCTTGAGTTTGTAGCAAAGAGCAAAATACAGCCCGTTTAGAATCAGAGAAAGAAGCCATTTTCGTTTTTACTTCATAACTTTGAACGGTCAGATTTCCATTATGACCGTTATTGGATAAGATAGCAATCAACACTAACAGATCATGGAATTGTTTTCTTTCTTCCTCGTCGTCTTCCACGAACCAAGTAAGGATTGGGACATCATCCATCCATGAACAGGATATTCCCGGCATGATTGTAACCACAGCCAATAGTAAAATAATGAATGTTCTTTGTATCATCTCTCTAATTTCCCCGCGAAGAAGCTAAAAACTTTCGCGCATATTGTAAAGAACAATTGATACTCAGTTGATTTGCATTTTTGCCGGGGAGAGTGTGAACCTTGATTATTATTCTATAGGTGAGAGGTCAGAGAGTGTGAGATCTTCGATTGTATGAGGATAACCTTCTCTATCGTTGTAGAGAACGGAGACTTTGTCCCCATTGATTTCCTGGATCTCAACCTGAGCGCCGGTGAGCACGATCACCCCTTTTAAAAGAAAACTTCTTTTGGTCAGTTTGGCTTTATCACCCGGCTTCATGTTTCTCCATATAAATATCTTTTCCTTCCTTCTTCATGGAAGAGAAAATATGAATTTGTCTTTGATCAACTCTAGTGCCGATATCATATACTGCGTCTGTAAAGTCCGCGCCTTCTATTTTGGCTCCTGCAAGTTTTGCCCAACGTAAATCTGCACCTTTTAGATTGGCACCTGTTAGGTCGGCTCCATTTAAGAATGCACCACGAAGTCTTGCACCTTCGAAATTGGCTCCTGCAAAATTACAATTGGTTAAGAATGCGTTGTTTAAATTTGCTCCGGAGAAATCCACTCCATGTAAATCTTCTTTTTCTAATATGATAGAAGAAAGGTCCTGACCTTTTAGACTTCCGGTTTCAGCAAGGATCTCTTTTGCTTTGGCTGCGGTGATCCTTCTTTCTTTTGGAACTCCTGCTCCAGTTTCATAATCATGGATCGCTTGTTGGAGAGCTGCTACTGCTGACTCAGGATAATTTTTACGACGTTCAGGAAACTCGAATTGTTTTTCTACATCGTCAGTAGTGACATTTTTGAGTTCGTCTATGGTTTTACCCTTAGCAATCTCAGTTGCCATTGCAAGTGCCACGATCCCGAACCCACAACCAGTGGTAGTATAACTTGCGTCTGTTACTTTTCTGTTCTCATCTATTTTGAGATAGATACGATACCCATCTCCACAACCCACGTTTCTATAGTTGGAAACAACGGTTGCGTCTTCCATTTCTCTATAGTTGAGCCTTTGATCGTTGATCTCTTTGTATCTGTTAAAATCCATTACTGACATGATGATTGCCTTTCTTAGATTAGACTTTGTTGATGAAGGAGGAAAGCACTTTTAGTGAGGAAGATCCGCTTTTTTGAATGCGTCAGGGATTTGGAGTGGTGCGAAGCAGTCGCGAAGCGACCGAAGCGTTAGCGCAGCCCGGAGAAGCCCGACCTTCGCATAATATGCGGAGGGGACGCCCCGAGCCTTAAAATCTCGATTAGGAAATTTTGTATTTTTTCTTGAACTTGTCTACTCGACCAGTTGTATCCAGGATTTTGGATTTTCCGGTGAAGTATGGGTGACAGTTGGAGCAAATTTCCACGTGGATATCTCCAACGGTAGTACGAGTCTCGTAAACCGCACCACAAGCGCAGCGAATTTTAGCGTCAGCGTATTTAGGATGGATGTCTGTTTTCATGTTGTCCCCTTTTCGGACCTATTTAGGCGTTCATGCTGCCCAAGAAGGTCTCGTTAGTCTTAGACTGTCTCATCTTCTCGAGTAATAATTCCATGCTTTCTGTGATGCTCATGGGAGAAAGTACTTTTCGGAGTACAAAGACCTTCTGGAGGGTTTCCTTAGGTAGAAGTAGCTCTTCCTTCCTGGTTCCGGACTTATTGATGTCAATTGCCGGGAAAATCCTCTTATCGGATAACTTCCGATCCAGGTGGATTTCCATATTACCAGTTCCCTTGAATTCCTCGAAGATCACCTCATCCATTTTGGACCCGGTATCCACAAGCGCAGTCGCGATGATGGTAAGTGACCCACCCTCTTCGATATTTCTTGCGGCCCCAAAGAATCTTTTCGGTTTGTGAAGTGCGTTTGAGTCCACACCGCCCGAGAGTATTTTTCCGGAAGTAGGAATTACTTGGTTATAAGCGCGGGCCAGACGGGTAATGGAGTCGAGTAGAATGACCACATCTCTTCCATGTTCCACGAGTCTTTTTGCCTTTTCGATCACCATCTCAGCAACTTGCACGTGGCGGGTAGCAGGTTCGTCGAATGTAGAAGATACCACTTCTCCGCGAACGTTTCTTGCCATGTCGGTTACTTCTTCCGGACGCTCATCAATAAGTAGTACGATTAGGGTAACTTCTGGGTGGTTGCTAGTAATCGCGTTTGCCACGTTCTGCATCAGGATTGTTTTACCTGTTCTAGGTGGCGCAACAATTAGTGCTCTTTGTCCTTTGCCGATAGGACACATTAGATCTACGATCCTTGTGTCTAGTTGAGAAGGATCATGTTCCATTCTCAATCTTTCGTTCGGATAAAGTGGAGTTAAGTTGTCGAATAACGCACGTTTGCTTGCTACATCCGGTGTGTATCCGTTTACGGTTTCCACACGGAGCATTGCGAAGAATCTTTCGGATTCCTTTGGAGGACGGATCTGTCCTTCGACCGTGTCTCCCGTTCTTAGACCAAATAATTTGATCTGAGAAGGAGATACATAAATATCATCCGGACCTGGAACGTAGTTATAATCAGGAGATCTTAAGAAACCATATCCATCAGGTAATCTTTCCATTACCCCTGCAGCATGGACCTGTCCTTCTCTCTCCGCTTGGGCTTGTAGAATGGCGAATATTAAGTTTTGCTTTTTTAGTCCGCCTGTATTCTCTACGCCAAGGTTCTTAGCGACTTCGATCAGTTCTGCTATGGATGTTTTTTTAAGTGCTACTAAATCAATAGGAGCAGGTGTAGGTCCCTCGTAGGAACCACGACGTCTTTTCCTGGAACGAATCTCAGCCGTTTCCGGATCATCTTCCGGTAAATTCGGTTCTTCTTCGTTATTATCGTTTTGTGCGTCGTTATTGTTGTTTTGATAGTTGTTTCGGGGCTTGGAGTCTCGTCTTGGGTTAGCCATGGAATACCGTTAATTGGATTTGGAAGGAGAACCTTCCTGTATTCATTTTTTATTCGATTAAGAGCGGGTTTTGAAGGATCCGGGTAGTCGGTTCTTTTTTTATAATCCGTTATAAAACTTAAGTTGCCTATGAGTTTTAGTTTCGGGCTTCAAGAATCTGGACCTTTGGGACAGACTCTTAAGCGACCGGGGGAATCCCTTATTTTCAAACGAGCTAGTTGCTCGGAAGAGAGGAAAGGGTCGGCTCTTAAGTGGACTATTTCCAGATTACAAACTCTGTCAAGGCTTTTATTTTTGCTTTGTCCTTTTTTTAGACGCGGATTTTTTCTTAGAACTTACGGCCTTTTTTTTAGAGGCAGTTTTCAGTTTGGCTTCTAGAACCGCAGGTTTGTTTGTTTGCTGAGCTGCCTTTTTAGGAGGACTCTGTTTGCCTGTTTTCTTTCTAGGAATCGGCTGGTCCTTATTCAATTTAAACTTACTGGTTAGATCCAAAAACTTAATTCTATTTTGCAGAGTGGTTCTTGGCACTCCCAGATCTAAGGCAGCATGGGAAACATTCTCTTGGTTTCTTTTAAGTGTATGATAAATATAACTTCCTTCCACTTCTTTTAACATTGTCTCGAGTGGAAGTTTTTGATTGAACGCTTCGGTGACAGATGGGAATTCCATTCCTTCTCCATCTTGGCTATTTAGTTTGGCAGAAGCCGGGGAGAAGTGATACAGATAGCCTAGAGGCTTTCCTTTTTGTTTTAGGATGGAAACCCTTACGATAGAGTCCAAGTCGGGAAGAAATGTCTGAACGGAAAGTCTTCCTTCCTCTAATCTGAGTTCGTGGTTTTTTAGATAATTTCCAAGTAGGTCCTTGGACATTTCTTTTAATAGTTTTTCTGCCTGAAGAATGCTATCCCTAAACCATTTTTTGACCAGTATATCTTTTTCGAATGTCTCGTTATAGAATACTGTATGTCCATCCAGATCTGTAGCAATTAATCCATCTGGAAAGTTTTGGAGAAGTACTTCCATAAACCATTGGCTTTGTTTTGCTTTTTCTTCTTCGGATTTTTGAGGAGAAACCTTTGGTTTTTCTGTCTCCTTAGCCATCCAAGAAGATCTGCTAAGTTCTGCGAGAAACCTAGGTTTGTCCCAATCTTCTAATTTTTCTCCCAAAGGACCTAATACAGGTATGGTTCTTTGTTTTTGAAAAAATGCTAGAACGGTTTCTGGAATTTCTCGGATCAAGAAATCTTCCGGAATTCTTTCGAATTCCCTTTCGGAAGCGCTTAGATCTGCGAGTTCCATTAGAACTCTTTCTTTGGGGAGTAATCCGAGTAAGCCTGTTCCTTCTTCCCAAACAGGTAAATGACTGGCAGGGCTATAGAGAAAAAATTTATATAAAACTTCGATTCTCATTGGAAGAAGGAGGATATTTTCCTCCGGAATGACTTCTTTTGAAGCCTAAGCGAGAAAATGCCTCTACTTTTTTATCCGCTGAGACTAGTTTTTTATAAGGCGGTCTGCGGCTTTTTTGTATTCTTCCGGATAAGGAAGTTTGGATACTTTTAAGCTGGATAAAGAGTATTTTAAGGATCTTTTATATAGCACTAATGCGTAAAGATGATTTCCGTCTCTGCGAAATTTGTTCCCTGAAAGCCATTCTTCTCTTGCCATTCTGAAATAATCATTTGCTCTTTCTTCTTCTTTTGCAGATAAAGGATGATGTTCCTCTGTCTCCATTTTTAAGAAGCGAGACTCTTTTGCAACATGCTGAAGTAATTTATCCGAAGAAGTTTCCGCGAATTCTGACCAACGTTTCATCGATTCAGGAAGCGCTCTTTCGAGTAACGCTAGGCTGTCAGATTTTTCTTGAACACTCCCTGCTTTTGAGGCGGAGTTTAGGTCTGCAGAATAATTTTCAATTTTTTGAAGATCTTTTCTAAGTTCCGAGGATTCGAATGAATTCCCGATCTCTCTTAGGATCCTAACTTTTGAATCTACTGATTTTTTTCTTTCTCGAAATCCTTGTGTAGACTGAGAAGAATAAATCCTTCCTGCCAGTATTGTTACCGCGATCAGCGAAAATACTAGCAACCATTTCCAAAATCGGCCTCCCTTCACTCTAAGGGACATGATTTCGGCTGGAGTAGGAAGATCCATTAGTTGGTTCCACCTTGTGTAGGAACAGGAGGTAAAGTCTCTTTCGCTTTAATATCGTCTACTCGGATCTCTTCATTACTTTTTTCTAAAAAAGAAACCCTTCCGTTCGTGATAAAACTATAATTATCATCATGAACTTCGAGTAGATCCACTGGATTATCTTTTCCTTCTCCCGGAGGAGCAATTTTTGGAGAAAGTAATTCGTTGTCTATATAATCAATGAGAGTGTTTCTGATACGATCATAGTCGGAAATATTTTCCTTCTCTGCGATGTTTCGCACTTCGTCCAAGTTCACAAATTGGAACTCACGTTTATCGTCGTTAGGAGTCTTAGCTGCAATCATCGCAAGAAGTGCAAATCTTCTGGCTCTTCTTGCCACCTTGATCCCTTCTCCAAAAAGTACAAGTTTCACTCTGAATTGATAAGGAGAAGAATTATAAGCGCTTGTAAAATTATCTTCTGAAGATTTTAGATCTCTAAATCCGAGTTTCAATAAATGTTGTGCAATTTTATCGTTAGAACGAATGATCATCGGAGATGCTGCTTCTAAAAGGATACGAGCAGTTTTGATATAATTTTCGTGAACCACTTGGAAGATATCTTTCATCTCCCCTTGCGCGGATTTCAAGTTTTTATAAGACAAACTGTAATTACTTTGGAAATACCACATATTTCCGTTGAAGTCGGCTTGGTTTGCCTTCTTGAATGATCTGTAATTGTCTATAGTATTCAGTTTTTTGAAAAGTTCCGTCTGTCCGCTTGCAGTTGTGGTTTGCCCCGACTGAGCATTTTCCGCAGCAGTCGCCACTCCTGCCTGAGACTTAGGTCCTCCACCCTCTTCCAATGGTGGTGCAAGATTACTCACGCAGATATTGATGAACTTTATATTTATCTTATTCTCATCTATCAGGATCGCGAGGTTTGTCTGGTCCGGAGAAACAGCGTAAGTCCTATCCGTGAAAAAAATCGGCGCCGCAGCGAATATAAAAAGAAGAATGCGTGTATATTTCGAACCCATAGCTTTCCCTACTAGTAGTCTATCGGCAGGGTTTCAAAATGTATATTCTCTTTTTTTTGGGGAAAAGAGACGCAAAGTTTAAGGAGACGCAGCGCTAATGATCACGCAGAGGCGCTAAGACGCAGAGAAGAGTTTAAATTTTATTAAACCCCAAACAAAACCCTCCGTGTCTCTGTGGCTCTGCGTGCCTAAAAACGCTGCGACTCACTACTCTCGGCGTCTTGTCACAAAGAACTGATACGGCGGATTGCTTCGATCACGTCGTCCTTTTTACCGAAGGCAGAAAGTCTAAAATAACCTTCTCCCGCAGGTCCGAAGCCAGAGCCTGGAGTTCCTACCACCTGAGCCTTATCCAAAAGTTGATCGAAAAAATCCCAAGAGCTAAGATTATTCGGAGTTTTGAGCCAGATATAAGGTGCGTTCACCCCTCCGAAGACGTCGTATCCTGCCTTGATCAATCCTTCTCGGATTAATTTTGCATTACTCATATAAGTATCGATACTTGCTCGGATCTCTTTTTTACCTTGAGGAGAATAGATCGCTTCTGCCGCTTTTTGGGTCACATAAGAAACACCATTGAACTTAGTGGTATGTCTTCTGCTCCAAAGTTGTCCTATCGAAACTTCCTGGCCGTCTTTTGTTTTTCCCTTTAATTCTTTAGGGATAACTATATAAGCACAACGAAGTCCTGTAAATCCTGCAGTTTTGGAGAAGGAGCGGAATTCAATCGCGACCTCTCTTGCTCCTTCTACCTCGTAAATGGATCTTGGAACTCCAGGTTCAGAGATGAATGCCTCATATGCAGAATCATAAAGAATGATACTATTATTCTTTTTAGCGTATTCTACCCAAGCCTTCAGAGATTCTTTAGAAGCAACTGTTCCGGTTGGATTATTAGGAAAACATAAATAGATTAAATCCGGTCTTTCTTTAGGAAAATCAGGCTGGAACCCGTTCTCTTTTGTAGAAGGCATATAGATCAGATTAGCATATCTTCCGTCAGGACCAGCTTCTCCGGTTCTTCCCGCCATCACGTTAGTGTCTACATACACCGGATATACAGGATCTCCGATCGCTATCTTTGCATCCTGAGAGAATATTTCTTGGATATTCCCGCAGTCACATTTGGATCCGTCGGATACGAAAATTTCGCTTTCGTCTAGTTTTACACCAAGAGGAGCATAATCATTATCTGCGATCGCTTTTAGTAAGAAAGAATATCCTTGTTCAGGTCCATATCCGTGGAAACCTTCCGGAGTTCCCATTTCTTTGGAAGAAGAAACAAGTGCATCCACGACAGCAGGAGCTAATGGAAGAGTAACGTCTCCTATTCCTAATCGGATGATCTTTGAGTTTGGATGTTTTTCCGAATAAACTTTTACTCTTCTTGCGATTTCCGGGAAAAGATATCCGGCTTTTAATTTTAGATAATTTTCGTTTATATTTGCCATTGAATTATTCGTAATCCTCGTCTATGTTTTGGATTGGTTTGCGTCCTGCAAAACCCACGTCGTATCCGTGTTCGAAAAGAAGATCCTCTTCTCCCAGATGCCAACAATAATAACCTTTTCCATTGTCAAAGTCCACAAGCCATAGCCCTTTGACTTCTATCCCAAGTTCCCGGATTTTTCCGGACCATTCCACCAGCAGTTCTTCGACCTTGGCTTCTCTGGCTTCTTGTTCATTCTCTTGGTATAAACCGTTTTTCAGTTCTTGGTGAACCTTTCCCACGGTTTCGTAAAATTCTTCCGTGATAGATCTGACATAGGGCAGAATTTTACGCGCTTCTTCGTATGTCCAGATCTTACGTTCCATTCTATTCCGTTTAAAAACGAACGCCAAGTGAAAGGCAGAGTAACGTCATTCTACTTACAACTCCGTATTTTGCCTGGCGGAAGTATGCAGCATTAGGAAGATCATCCACATCAGTAGAAAGTTCATTCACTCTTGGAAGCGGATGAAGCACTGTAGTCTCTTTTTTAGATGCGAGTATCAATTCTTTGTTTAACTTGAAGGATTCTTTTAATCTTTCATATTCTCTATGATCTGGGAATCTTTCTTCCTGGATGCGAGTCACATAGGCGATATCACATTCCCAAACTTTTTTGATATCGTCTGATTCTTCGAAAGTGATAGGGAATCCTTCAAGTCCCTTCTTATAAGACTCAGGGAGAGAAAGTTCAGGTGGAGAAATCAAGTAAAGATGTACTTTATAATGTCTAAGAAGATTAATCAAACTATGGATTGTTCTTCCATATTTTAGATCACCAATGAATGCAAGAGTGAGTCCGTCTAATTTTCCTTTTTCGGAAATGATTGTGTATAGATCGAGAAGAGCCTGCGTCGGGTGTTGTCCTGCACCGTCTCCCGCATTGATGACCGGGATCTTAACTGCACCTGCTGCAATTCTGGATGAGCCTTCTACAGGGTGGCGAATCACTGCGATGTCGGCATAAGCTTCTACCATTTTCATGGTATCGTATAAGGTCTCGCCCTTAGAGATGGAAGAAAATTGGAACCCTACTGTAGAGATTACCCTTCCCCCCAACCTTTCCATGGCAGCCTCGAATGAAAGTCTGGTCCTTGTAGAAGCTTCAAAAAAAAGAGAAGCCAGAAGTTTTCCTTCTAAAATTCCAAAGGCCTTATTTTGCTCTACCAGCCTTTCCATTTCTCGTGTTCTCTCGACTAAAAAGTCCAGATCTTCTTTAGAGAACTGGTCCGTATCCAGGATATTCTTATGCTCGTATGCCATTTTCTGGACA
It encodes:
- a CDS encoding WG repeat-containing protein, which gives rise to MVRAFLIFFLIQSVLNAEEIIPSLMPVPVGGNFCRYIDEEGNFKFKIYYKCSDFESDLAVVYARDYSHILIDQKGREIRKLPSGYEYIGVKNGKIKIRKDWLFGMLNLDGSIFIKPIYFSLGYESEGRIAYCIKRSQGCGYLDPSGEKKLGGDFIQVDDFKNKAAKVLSKENQTIIMDQEGKSILPIGTEAPCGIGEGLFPIISGPNKEIRYYSLDGKSKDLPKGVRLVSPFSEGLSFFFKDRSFGILDEKFEILWEKPFPDLNDYFVYEHIPVTDRDRQYSVCHFPHQYRSGFALIRRNEAPYYYEFWDTKGTKLGTVGFTDAQPFRGNLAKVEFAKEHLIYHGILNRSGKIIYTYFKTD
- the pyrB gene encoding aspartate carbamoyltransferase, translated to MAYEHKNILDTDQFSKEDLDFLVERTREMERLVEQNKAFGILEGKLLASLFFEASTRTRLSFEAAMERLGGRVISTVGFQFSSISKGETLYDTMKMVEAYADIAVIRHPVEGSSRIAAGAVKIPVINAGDGAGQHPTQALLDLYTIISEKGKLDGLTLAFIGDLKYGRTIHSLINLLRHYKVHLYLISPPELSLPESYKKGLEGFPITFEESDDIKKVWECDIAYVTRIQEERFPDHREYERLKESFKLNKELILASKKETTVLHPLPRVNELSTDVDDLPNAAYFRQAKYGVVSRMTLLCLSLGVRF
- a CDS encoding DUF2203 domain-containing protein, with protein sequence MERKIWTYEEARKILPYVRSITEEFYETVGKVHQELKNGLYQENEQEAREAKVEELLVEWSGKIRELGIEVKGLWLVDFDNGKGYYCWHLGEEDLLFEHGYDVGFAGRKPIQNIDEDYE
- the rpmE gene encoding 50S ribosomal protein L31, translated to MKTDIHPKYADAKIRCACGAVYETRTTVGDIHVEICSNCHPYFTGKSKILDTTGRVDKFKKKYKIS
- the rho gene encoding transcription termination factor Rho, with protein sequence MANPRRDSKPRNNYQNNNNDAQNDNNEEEPNLPEDDPETAEIRSRKRRRGSYEGPTPAPIDLVALKKTSIAELIEVAKNLGVENTGGLKKQNLIFAILQAQAEREGQVHAAGVMERLPDGYGFLRSPDYNYVPGPDDIYVSPSQIKLFGLRTGDTVEGQIRPPKESERFFAMLRVETVNGYTPDVASKRALFDNLTPLYPNERLRMEHDPSQLDTRIVDLMCPIGKGQRALIVAPPRTGKTILMQNVANAITSNHPEVTLIVLLIDERPEEVTDMARNVRGEVVSSTFDEPATRHVQVAEMVIEKAKRLVEHGRDVVILLDSITRLARAYNQVIPTSGKILSGGVDSNALHKPKRFFGAARNIEEGGSLTIIATALVDTGSKMDEVIFEEFKGTGNMEIHLDRKLSDKRIFPAIDINKSGTRKEELLLPKETLQKVFVLRKVLSPMSITESMELLLEKMRQSKTNETFLGSMNA
- a CDS encoding adhesin OmpL37 family surface protein; protein product: MGSKYTRILLFIFAAAPIFFTDRTYAVSPDQTNLAILIDENKINIKFINICVSNLAPPLEEGGGPKSQAGVATAAENAQSGQTTTASGQTELFKKLNTIDNYRSFKKANQADFNGNMWYFQSNYSLSYKNLKSAQGEMKDIFQVVHENYIKTARILLEAASPMIIRSNDKIAQHLLKLGFRDLKSSEDNFTSAYNSSPYQFRVKLVLFGEGIKVARRARRFALLAMIAAKTPNDDKREFQFVNLDEVRNIAEKENISDYDRIRNTLIDYIDNELLSPKIAPPGEGKDNPVDLLEVHDDNYSFITNGRVSFLEKSNEEIRVDDIKAKETLPPVPTQGGTN
- a CDS encoding LL-diaminopimelate aminotransferase, with protein sequence MANINENYLKLKAGYLFPEIARRVKVYSEKHPNSKIIRLGIGDVTLPLAPAVVDALVSSSKEMGTPEGFHGYGPEQGYSFLLKAIADNDYAPLGVKLDESEIFVSDGSKCDCGNIQEIFSQDAKIAIGDPVYPVYVDTNVMAGRTGEAGPDGRYANLIYMPSTKENGFQPDFPKERPDLIYLCFPNNPTGTVASKESLKAWVEYAKKNNSIILYDSAYEAFISEPGVPRSIYEVEGAREVAIEFRSFSKTAGFTGLRCAYIVIPKELKGKTKDGQEVSIGQLWSRRHTTKFNGVSYVTQKAAEAIYSPQGKKEIRASIDTYMSNAKLIREGLIKAGYDVFGGVNAPYIWLKTPNNLSSWDFFDQLLDKAQVVGTPGSGFGPAGEGYFRLSAFGKKDDVIEAIRRISSL
- a CDS encoding PAS domain-containing protein — its product is MRIEVLYKFFLYSPASHLPVWEEGTGLLGLLPKERVLMELADLSASEREFERIPEDFLIREIPETVLAFFQKQRTIPVLGPLGEKLEDWDKPRFLAELSRSSWMAKETEKPKVSPQKSEEEKAKQSQWFMEVLLQNFPDGLIATDLDGHTVFYNETFEKDILVKKWFRDSILQAEKLLKEMSKDLLGNYLKNHELRLEEGRLSVQTFLPDLDSIVRVSILKQKGKPLGYLYHFSPASAKLNSQDGEGMEFPSVTEAFNQKLPLETMLKEVEGSYIYHTLKRNQENVSHAALDLGVPRTTLQNRIKFLDLTSKFKLNKDQPIPRKKTGKQSPPKKAAQQTNKPAVLEAKLKTASKKKAVSSKKKSASKKRTKQK
- a CDS encoding PROCN domain protein; translation: MDLPTPAEIMSLRVKGGRFWKWLLVFSLIAVTILAGRIYSSQSTQGFRERKKSVDSKVRILREIGNSFESSELRKDLQKIENYSADLNSASKAGSVQEKSDSLALLERALPESMKRWSEFAETSSDKLLQHVAKESRFLKMETEEHHPLSAKEEERANDYFRMAREEWLSGNKFRRDGNHLYALVLYKRSLKYSLSSLKVSKLPYPEEYKKAADRLIKN
- a CDS encoding pentapeptide repeat-containing protein yields the protein MSVMDFNRYKEINDQRLNYREMEDATVVSNYRNVGCGDGYRIYLKIDENRKVTDASYTTTGCGFGIVALAMATEIAKGKTIDELKNVTTDDVEKQFEFPERRKNYPESAVAALQQAIHDYETGAGVPKERRITAAKAKEILAETGSLKGQDLSSIILEKEDLHGVDFSGANLNNAFLTNCNFAGANFEGARLRGAFLNGADLTGANLKGADLRWAKLAGAKIEGADFTDAVYDIGTRVDQRQIHIFSSMKKEGKDIYMEKHEAG